In a single window of the Eleginops maclovinus isolate JMC-PN-2008 ecotype Puerto Natales chromosome 6, JC_Emac_rtc_rv5, whole genome shotgun sequence genome:
- the LOC134865859 gene encoding integrin alpha-6-like isoform X2, with protein MEVRITCGLWLFVFVLGCGRLSAFNLDTKNVMQKNGDPGSYFGFSLAMHWQLAPQDKKMLLVGAPRAKALRGQTSKVTGGLYNCDMTSTSTSCSRVQFDTKEDTESESKENQWMGVTVSSQGPGGKVLTCAHRYQQRSHVGKPLESRDIIGRCYVLSQSLTINPSTEEEGERWHFCGGRSKGHEMFGSCQQGLSATFDKDYHYLIFGAPGAYNWKGVVRLEQKNETLVLQGIYSDGPFETGGESKRNPELIPAPPNSYLGFSLDSGQSLIKKGTLTVVAGAPRAYHSGAVVLLKKEGQNSMSGEHTLEGEGLASSFGYDLTVLDLNNDGWQDIVVGAPQYFEKDREIGGAVYVYINKGGKWNKVTPTRIDGPKDSMFGLAVENLGDINQDGYHDFAVGAPNQGAGHVYIFNGGPSGLHSKEASQNLFPSSPDVKMFGYSLAGNMDLDRNAYPDLAVGSLSDSVFVYRARPVIIIKKEVKFTPEKIDLNNKNCAPNVCIEVEACFTYNAQPKSYSPRLTVAYSLEADIDHRKKRLNARAIFPDSPDNKYESKGMITFDTKDKKHCIMRKLMIEDNIKDKLHGIPIIVSVDIQDENRKRRQSSAAQPAPVLDTKEPSFIRSELHFVKEGCGTDNICQSKLQLKYRYGYGVTDNEKFTPLELEGGVPVILLSDQKNIALEVTVSNHNGDDAHEASVLAKIPHSLTYSTYRPSENGLQVSCITSDDGSKADCNIGNPFKRDSEVIFYIILGTSTISSNTTELEIDLQLNTTSNQDKFVTVKAKAKVTIMLQLSISGQAQPSQVYFSGKPKRVTDIKTESEMGSAITHRFSIINLGKRLTDFSTATLDIDWPKETTDGRLLLYLMKISATGVEQMDCTPKGAINHLGMEPSKTRKRREAENTGNEGVISRLLDKKNSDTLSCGSGANCVRISCPLRGMDSTAVITLNSRLYNSTFIETFSKLHHVEVIVKASLNVDSSAKNIVLKDALFQLRLTVFPERREAQYGGVPWWIIVLSILFGLLLLALLAFLLWKCGVFDKKNKEDPGEKEKLTSHA; from the exons ATGGAGGTTAGGATCACTTGTGGACTGTGGTTGTTCGTCTTTGTTTTGGGATGTGGGCGATTATCGGCGTTCAACCTGGACACCAAGAATGTCATGCAGAAGAACGGGGACCCGGGCAGCTACTTCGGCTTCTCTCTCGCCATGCACTGGCAGCTTGCTCCGCAGGATAAGAAAAT GCTGCTTGTTGGTGCCCCGAGAGCAAAAGCCCTGAGGGGTCAAACATCGAAAGTGACAGGAGGATTGTACAACTGTGACATGACCTCCACTTCAACGTCTTGCTCCAGAGTTCAATTTGATACCAAAG AGGATACAGAATCAGAGAGCAAAGAGAACCAGTGGATGGGAGTGACAGTCAGCAGTCAGGGGCCAGGTGGCAAAGTTCTG ACCTGTGCCCATCGCTACCAGCAGCGGTCCCATGTAGGTAAACCATTGGAGTCTCGTGACATAATTGGTCGCTGCTACGTGCTGAGTCAGTCCTTGACTATCAATCCCAGCAcggaagaagagggagaaagatggCATTTCTGTGGAGGCCGATCCAAAGGCCACGAGATGTTCGGCTCCTGTCAGCAGGGCCTCTCTGCCACATTCGACAAGGACTACCATTACCTCATCTTTGGGGCTCCTGGAGCATACAACTGGAAAG GTGTGGTACGCTTGGAACAAAAGAATGAAACACTTGTGCTCCAGGGAATCTATAGTGATGGTCCTTTTGAAACGGGAGGCGAGTCCAAAAGGAACCCTGAATTGATCCCCGCTCCTCCCAACAGCTACTTGG GCTTCTCTCTGGACTCAGGGCAGAGTCTGATTAAGAAGGGTACTTTGACGGTGGTGGCGGGAGCTCCAAGAGCGTACCACAGTGGAGCGGTGGTGCTGCTGAAGAAAGAAGGGCAAAACAGCATGTCAGGAGAGCACACCCTGGAAGGGGAAGGGCTGGCCTCGTCTTTCGGCTACGATTTGACTGTGCTGGATCTCAATAACGATGG TTGGCAGGACATAGTGGTGGGAGCACCACAGTACtttgagaaagacagagaaatcGGAGGAGCCGTCTACGTCTACATCAACAAAGGGGGAAAGTGGAACAAAGTCACGCCAACCAGAATAGACGGACCAAAGGACTCCATGTTCGGCTTGGCTGTGGAAAACCTGGGAGACATCAATCAAGATGGTTACCATG ATTTTGCAGTGGGAGCTCCTAATCAGGGTGCAGGACATGTCTACATCTTCAACGGAGGACCCTCAGGTCTCCACTCCAAAGAAGCTTCACAG AATCTGTTTCCCTCGTCTCCAGATGTGAAGATGTTCGGCTACTCTTTGGCAGGCAACATGGACCTGGATAGGAATGCCTACCCTGACCTGGCCGTCGGGTCCCTCTCTGACTCAGTCTTTGTCTACAG AGCCCGTCCTGTTATAATCATCAAAAAGGAAGTTAAGTTCACACCAGAAAAAATCGACCTCAACAACAAGAACTGTGCCCCCAACGTCTG CATTGAGGTTGAGGCATGCTTCACCTACAATGCCCAGCCCAAGAGCTACTCTCCCAGACTGA CGGTGGCATACTCCCTCGAGGCAGACATTGACCACAGGAAGAAACGTTTGAACGCCAGGGCGATCTTCCCAGATTCCCCTGATAATAAATACGAGTCAAAAGGGATGATCACCTTTGACACCAAAGACAAGAAACATTGCATCATGCGCAAGCTTATGATTGAG GACAATATTAAAGACAAGCTGCACGGAATCCCCATCATTGTGTCCGTGGACATCCAGGATGAAAACCGTAAACGCAGACAGAGCTCCGCGGCTCAACCGGCACCTGTCCTGGACACCAAAGAGCCATCGTTCATTCGATCTGAG CTGCATTTCGTGAAGGAAGGATGTGGCACTGACAATATCTGCCAGAGCAAGCTGCAGTTGAAATATCGCTACGGCTACGGGGTCACCGACAACGAAAAGTTCACTCCGTTAGAGCT GGAGGGCGGCGTGCCGGTGATCTTGCTCAGCGACCAGAAGAACATCGCCTTGGAGGTTACAGTCAGCAATCACAATGGAGACGATGCACATGAAGCCTCTGTGCTCGCCAAGATCCCACACTCCCTTACCTACTCTACTTACCGCCCATCTGAAAAT GGGCTGCAGGTAAGCTGTATAACCAGTGATGACGGTTCTAAGGCTGACTGTAACATTGGAAACCCCTTCAAAAGAGACTCAGAG GTGATCTTCTACATTATCCTGGGGACATCGACCATTTCTTCGAACACTACCGAGCTTGAGATTGATCTTCAGCTAAACAC GACAAGCAACCAGGATAAATTTGTCACTGTCAAAGCAAAGGCAAAGGTGACTATCATGTTGCAGCTGTCTATATCAGG ACAAGCCCAGCCTTCTCAGGTGTACTTCTCAGGAAAGCCCAAGAGGGTTACGGACATTAAGACTGAAAGCGAAATGGGCAGTGCCATCACACATCGGTTCAGC ATAATCAATCTGGGGAAGCGCTTGACAGACTTTAGCACCGCCACCCTTGACATAGACTGGCCGAAAGAGACAACGGATGGGAGGTTGCTGCTGTACCTGATGAAGATCAGTGCTACCGGAGTGGAACAGATGGACTGCACTCCTAAAGGGGCGATCAACCATCTTGGCATG GAGCCAAGTAAAAccaggaagagaagagaagcaGAAAACACTGGTAACGAGGGCGTTATCTCACGTTTACTTGACAAGAAGAATTCTGATACTCTG TCCTGTGGTAGCGGGGCAAATTGTGTAAGGATATCGTGCCCCCTGCGAGGCATGGACAGCACTGCAGTCATCACTCTCAACTCTCGCCTCTACAACAGCACCTTCATCgaa acATTTTCCAAACTCCATCATGTGGAAGTGATCGTTAAGGCCTCACTGAATGTCGATAGCAGCGCAAAGAACATAGTGCTGAAAGATGCTTTGTTTCAG CTGAGACTGACGGTGTTCCCAGAGAGGCGGGAAGCTCAGTACGGAGGCGTGCCGTGGTGGATCATCGTGCTGTCCATCCTGTTCGGGCTGCTGTTGTTGGCCCTGTTGGCTTTCCTTCTGTGGAAG TGTGGAGTGTTtgataaaaagaataaagaggACCCAGGCGAGAAAGAAAAACTGACATCACatgcataa
- the LOC134865859 gene encoding integrin alpha-6-like isoform X1, whose translation MEVRITCGLWLFVFVLGCGRLSAFNLDTKNVMQKNGDPGSYFGFSLAMHWQLAPQDKKMLLVGAPRAKALRGQTSKVTGGLYNCDMTSTSTSCSRVQFDTKEDTESESKENQWMGVTVSSQGPGGKVLTCAHRYQQRSHVGKPLESRDIIGRCYVLSQSLTINPSTEEEGERWHFCGGRSKGHEMFGSCQQGLSATFDKDYHYLIFGAPGAYNWKGVVRLEQKNETLVLQGIYSDGPFETGGESKRNPELIPAPPNSYLGFSLDSGQSLIKKGTLTVVAGAPRAYHSGAVVLLKKEGQNSMSGEHTLEGEGLASSFGYDLTVLDLNNDGWQDIVVGAPQYFEKDREIGGAVYVYINKGGKWNKVTPTRIDGPKDSMFGLAVENLGDINQDGYHDFAVGAPNQGAGHVYIFNGGPSGLHSKEASQNLFPSSPDVKMFGYSLAGNMDLDRNAYPDLAVGSLSDSVFVYRARPVIIIKKEVKFTPEKIDLNNKNCAPNVCIEVEACFTYNAQPKSYSPRLTVAYSLEADIDHRKKRLNARAIFPDSPDNKYESKGMITFDTKDKKHCIMRKLMIEDNIKDKLHGIPIIVSVDIQDENRKRRQSSAAQPAPVLDTKEPSFIRSELHFVKEGCGTDNICQSKLQLKYRYGYGVTDNEKFTPLELEGGVPVILLSDQKNIALEVTVSNHNGDDAHEASVLAKIPHSLTYSTYRPSENGLQVSCITSDDGSKADCNIGNPFKRDSEVIFYIILGTSTISSNTTELEIDLQLNTTSNQDKFVTVKAKAKVTIMLQLSISGQAQPSQVYFSGKPKRVTDIKTESEMGSAITHRFSIINLGKRLTDFSTATLDIDWPKETTDGRLLLYLMKISATGVEQMDCTPKGAINHLGMEPSKTRKRREAENTGNEGVISRLLDKKNSDTLSCGSGANCVRISCPLRGMDSTAVITLNSRLYNSTFIETFSKLHHVEVIVKASLNVDSSAKNIVLKDALFQLRLTVFPERREAQYGGVPWWIIVLSILFGLLLLALLAFLLWKCGFFKRAKYEDKVPSYNAVRIRWDERMPNPVSDNWENVEKKPWMTTWHDKEHFS comes from the exons ATGGAGGTTAGGATCACTTGTGGACTGTGGTTGTTCGTCTTTGTTTTGGGATGTGGGCGATTATCGGCGTTCAACCTGGACACCAAGAATGTCATGCAGAAGAACGGGGACCCGGGCAGCTACTTCGGCTTCTCTCTCGCCATGCACTGGCAGCTTGCTCCGCAGGATAAGAAAAT GCTGCTTGTTGGTGCCCCGAGAGCAAAAGCCCTGAGGGGTCAAACATCGAAAGTGACAGGAGGATTGTACAACTGTGACATGACCTCCACTTCAACGTCTTGCTCCAGAGTTCAATTTGATACCAAAG AGGATACAGAATCAGAGAGCAAAGAGAACCAGTGGATGGGAGTGACAGTCAGCAGTCAGGGGCCAGGTGGCAAAGTTCTG ACCTGTGCCCATCGCTACCAGCAGCGGTCCCATGTAGGTAAACCATTGGAGTCTCGTGACATAATTGGTCGCTGCTACGTGCTGAGTCAGTCCTTGACTATCAATCCCAGCAcggaagaagagggagaaagatggCATTTCTGTGGAGGCCGATCCAAAGGCCACGAGATGTTCGGCTCCTGTCAGCAGGGCCTCTCTGCCACATTCGACAAGGACTACCATTACCTCATCTTTGGGGCTCCTGGAGCATACAACTGGAAAG GTGTGGTACGCTTGGAACAAAAGAATGAAACACTTGTGCTCCAGGGAATCTATAGTGATGGTCCTTTTGAAACGGGAGGCGAGTCCAAAAGGAACCCTGAATTGATCCCCGCTCCTCCCAACAGCTACTTGG GCTTCTCTCTGGACTCAGGGCAGAGTCTGATTAAGAAGGGTACTTTGACGGTGGTGGCGGGAGCTCCAAGAGCGTACCACAGTGGAGCGGTGGTGCTGCTGAAGAAAGAAGGGCAAAACAGCATGTCAGGAGAGCACACCCTGGAAGGGGAAGGGCTGGCCTCGTCTTTCGGCTACGATTTGACTGTGCTGGATCTCAATAACGATGG TTGGCAGGACATAGTGGTGGGAGCACCACAGTACtttgagaaagacagagaaatcGGAGGAGCCGTCTACGTCTACATCAACAAAGGGGGAAAGTGGAACAAAGTCACGCCAACCAGAATAGACGGACCAAAGGACTCCATGTTCGGCTTGGCTGTGGAAAACCTGGGAGACATCAATCAAGATGGTTACCATG ATTTTGCAGTGGGAGCTCCTAATCAGGGTGCAGGACATGTCTACATCTTCAACGGAGGACCCTCAGGTCTCCACTCCAAAGAAGCTTCACAG AATCTGTTTCCCTCGTCTCCAGATGTGAAGATGTTCGGCTACTCTTTGGCAGGCAACATGGACCTGGATAGGAATGCCTACCCTGACCTGGCCGTCGGGTCCCTCTCTGACTCAGTCTTTGTCTACAG AGCCCGTCCTGTTATAATCATCAAAAAGGAAGTTAAGTTCACACCAGAAAAAATCGACCTCAACAACAAGAACTGTGCCCCCAACGTCTG CATTGAGGTTGAGGCATGCTTCACCTACAATGCCCAGCCCAAGAGCTACTCTCCCAGACTGA CGGTGGCATACTCCCTCGAGGCAGACATTGACCACAGGAAGAAACGTTTGAACGCCAGGGCGATCTTCCCAGATTCCCCTGATAATAAATACGAGTCAAAAGGGATGATCACCTTTGACACCAAAGACAAGAAACATTGCATCATGCGCAAGCTTATGATTGAG GACAATATTAAAGACAAGCTGCACGGAATCCCCATCATTGTGTCCGTGGACATCCAGGATGAAAACCGTAAACGCAGACAGAGCTCCGCGGCTCAACCGGCACCTGTCCTGGACACCAAAGAGCCATCGTTCATTCGATCTGAG CTGCATTTCGTGAAGGAAGGATGTGGCACTGACAATATCTGCCAGAGCAAGCTGCAGTTGAAATATCGCTACGGCTACGGGGTCACCGACAACGAAAAGTTCACTCCGTTAGAGCT GGAGGGCGGCGTGCCGGTGATCTTGCTCAGCGACCAGAAGAACATCGCCTTGGAGGTTACAGTCAGCAATCACAATGGAGACGATGCACATGAAGCCTCTGTGCTCGCCAAGATCCCACACTCCCTTACCTACTCTACTTACCGCCCATCTGAAAAT GGGCTGCAGGTAAGCTGTATAACCAGTGATGACGGTTCTAAGGCTGACTGTAACATTGGAAACCCCTTCAAAAGAGACTCAGAG GTGATCTTCTACATTATCCTGGGGACATCGACCATTTCTTCGAACACTACCGAGCTTGAGATTGATCTTCAGCTAAACAC GACAAGCAACCAGGATAAATTTGTCACTGTCAAAGCAAAGGCAAAGGTGACTATCATGTTGCAGCTGTCTATATCAGG ACAAGCCCAGCCTTCTCAGGTGTACTTCTCAGGAAAGCCCAAGAGGGTTACGGACATTAAGACTGAAAGCGAAATGGGCAGTGCCATCACACATCGGTTCAGC ATAATCAATCTGGGGAAGCGCTTGACAGACTTTAGCACCGCCACCCTTGACATAGACTGGCCGAAAGAGACAACGGATGGGAGGTTGCTGCTGTACCTGATGAAGATCAGTGCTACCGGAGTGGAACAGATGGACTGCACTCCTAAAGGGGCGATCAACCATCTTGGCATG GAGCCAAGTAAAAccaggaagagaagagaagcaGAAAACACTGGTAACGAGGGCGTTATCTCACGTTTACTTGACAAGAAGAATTCTGATACTCTG TCCTGTGGTAGCGGGGCAAATTGTGTAAGGATATCGTGCCCCCTGCGAGGCATGGACAGCACTGCAGTCATCACTCTCAACTCTCGCCTCTACAACAGCACCTTCATCgaa acATTTTCCAAACTCCATCATGTGGAAGTGATCGTTAAGGCCTCACTGAATGTCGATAGCAGCGCAAAGAACATAGTGCTGAAAGATGCTTTGTTTCAG CTGAGACTGACGGTGTTCCCAGAGAGGCGGGAAGCTCAGTACGGAGGCGTGCCGTGGTGGATCATCGTGCTGTCCATCCTGTTCGGGCTGCTGTTGTTGGCCCTGTTGGCTTTCCTTCTGTGGAAG TGTGGATTTTTTAAGCGTGCCAAATATGAAGACAAGGTTCCAAGTTACAATGCAGTGCGGATTAGATGGGATGAGAGAATGCCAAACCCTGTGAGTGATAACTGGGAAAACGTGGAAAAGAAGCCCTGGATGACAACCTGGCACGACAAAGAACATTTTTCGTAA